TATATGATCAGCCTAATCTGCGTAAATCAGCGTCCTAATTGGTTTTCCCGCCATTGCTCCCGGGGCCATCAGCCTTTCCTCTTGGCCAGCTCCCGCTGGTAGGCTTCGTCCCTCATTTTATTGACGTAGCTTGGGTCTTCAAAGGCATATTTGAACTTGGTATGAACGTCGTAACGCCCTTCGATGATGGCCACCACGTCCTCGGTAAACACTAATTCTTCGTCGGTGGGAATGACGAACAGTTTTACCCGGGAGTCTTTGGCCGAGATCTCGAATTCGTGGTTGCGGCTCTTGGCCTTTTTATTGAGTTCCGGATCCAGCGCCATCCCCAGTTCCCCCATCCCCGAAACCGCGGCCTCCCGCAGCAGCGGGCCCATCTCACCGGCCCCGCCGGTGAAGACCACGGCGTCAAGATGCCCCAGGGCGGCATAGTAGGACCCGATGTATTTTTTCAGGCGGTAAGCCTCGATGTCAAAGGCCAGCTTGGCCCTCTCGTCCCCCGCCTTCATGGCGCCTTCTATGTCCCGGCGGTCGGTGTATTTTCCCGAGATCCCCAGCAGCCCGCTTTTTTTCAGGTACACCGATTCGATCTCCTGGGCGGTCTTGTTCTCCTTGGCGCACAGGAACGGCATCAGGCCCGGATCCACGTCTCCCGAACGGGTGCCCATCACCAGCCCTTCCATGGTGGTCAATCCCAGGCTGGTGTCGTAGGAACAGCCGTTCTTGATGGCGCTGAGGCTGACCCCGTTGCCCAGATGGCAGGTAATCAGGTTGACCTTGAAGGGGTCCTTTTTCAGCATCACTGCGGCTCGCCGGGCCACGTAGAGATGGGAGGTGCCGTGAAACCCGTAGCGGCGCACCCCGTATTTTTCATACCATTCGTAAGGCACGGGATAAATATAAGAGGTCTTGGACATGGTCTGGTGGAAGGCCGTATCCAGCACCGCCACATGGGGAACGTCGGGCATGATGGCCTGGGCGGCCTTGATGCCCAACACGTTGGGCGGGTTGTGGAGGGGAGCCAGCGAGAACAGTTCCTCAAAGGCGGCTATCACCTCGTCGTTGATCAGGGTTGATTTGGCGAAATGCTCGCCGCCGTGCACCACCCGGTGGCCCACCCCGCTGATCTGGTTGAGATCGGAGATCACCGGATGGCTCTCGTGCAACAGGGTATCCAGTATCATCTGGATGGCCACCTGATGATCGGGACAGTTCTTTTCCAGTTTCAGCGGCTCCCGGCCGGGAACTTCGTGGACGATCACCGATTCGCCCACCGTAACCCTTTCCGCCAGGCCCTTGGCCATGATCTTTTTTTTGTTCCAGTTGTAAAGCTGGTATTTGACCGAGGAACTTCCGCAGTTGAGCGAAAGAATTATGGTGTCCTTGGCCACGGTACTCCTAAAGTTTATATGGAATATTTTGGTTTTGCTGAAGATGTGACTTCTGCAAGAGGACCATTACCACGGAAACACGCCCGTTCAAAAAGAAAGGGAAACTTCATCCGTGCCTTCGGCAATTCAGCGTTTCCGTGGTTGGTTCTTTAGGGATAGTTATTGGATCGATAGGGCTAGCGTTTGACGAACGGCAGGCGGTAGATCTTTTTCAACCCGTGCCGGATCCGGGAAACAGCCGGGGGCTTGAAGAAATACCCCACCTCCCGGGCCGCGTTCTCCGGGGTATCCGAGGCGTGCACGCAGTTCTGCCTTGTGTCGGTGGCATAATCGTGGCGGATGCTGCCGAAGGCCGCCTCCTTGGGATTGGTCTTGCCCACTAACTGCCGCAGCGACTCAATGGCGTTCTCCCGTTCCAGCACGCACAGCACCAGGCGCCCGCTGGTCATGAATTTGCACAGCGGTTGATAGAAAGGTTTTTTCTTGTGCATGACGTAGAAACCCCGGGCCTGGCGCTCCGTCAGGCGGGTCATCTTCATGGCCAGGATGTCAAAACCGTCCAGCTCTATCCGGTGAAGTATCTCGCCGATCAAACCGCGGCGCACCGTATCCGGCTTGATTATCAGCAAGGTCCGTTGGAGATTGTGCCGATGATTATGCCCCGTCATTTTTTGGCTTCCCGGGCCAGACGGTAGCCGATCTCCAGCGCCTTCTTGTTCTTCTCCTCGGTGCCCTTGGGAACCCGGGACAAAAGGGACTTTTCCAAAGATTCCTTGGACACCACCCCGGTCAGCTCGGCGATGGCTCCCAGGGCGATGACATTGGCCACCATCTCGATGCCCACCTCTTCCCGGGCCTTTTGGGTCAGGGGCAGGCAGTAGGCATTCTTGAAATCGCATTCCTTGACGTAGAAGGAATCGATGATGGCGATGGCGTCGGGTTTAAGGTCCTTGCTGTATGACTCCCAGGCCTCCTGGGTCATGGCCAGTAGGATGTCAATGGCGGTGGCCTTGGGGAAATATATTTCCTGGTTGGAGATGATGACCTCGGCCTTGCTGGCCCCGCCCCGGGCTTCCGGGCCGTAGCTTTGGGACTGGATGACCTTCCTGCCGTCATAGACCCCGGCCGCTTCGGCCAGAATAATGCCGGCGGTGATCATCCCCTGCCCGCCGGAACCGGACAGCCTGATCTCGTATCTTTCTTTCATCTTATATCCTCGGTTGGGGCAATTCACGCGTCCGACGCAGTTCGCAACAGCGCACGTAGTAGGATGAATTGCCCTTATTGGTTTACTGTTGGGGCACGATGCATCGTGCCCTTGCTATCTGACCCCTGTCATCAGTTCCCTATTATCTGATCCCAGTTCCCTACCTGCCTTGCGCCTTGTTGATGATCTGCTGGTAGACCTCGGTATAGGGCTGGGCTTCGCCGTCGTAAAAGATCCCGGTGATTATCTTGTTCTCGGATTCCTGGGGCGAAAGCTTTTCGGCCGCCTTGAGGTTGATGGTGTTGGCCTTCTGGGCCTGCAGCATCTTGACCGCGTTGCCCTCCTTGTTGAGCCGCCCGTACAGGGTGGGACAGGGACTGAGGGCCTCCACCAGGGCAAATCCCTTCTTGGTCAGGGCCTTCTCTATCATCTTGTCTAATTCCACCGCGTTGAACACCGTGCCCCGGGCCGCGAACACCGCTCCGGCCGCGGTGGCCAGGGCGCAGGCGTCGAAATCCCGCTCGGCGCAGCCGTAGGGGGCGGTGGAGGCTTTTTTGCCGATGGGGGTGGTGGGCGAATACTGGCCCCCGGTCATGCCGTAGATATTGTTGTTCATCAGGATCACCGTCAGCTCGATGTTGCGGCGGGCGGCGTGGATGAAGTGGTTGCCGCCGATGGCTAGCGCATCGCCGTCCCCGGTGACCACTATCACATGCAGCTTGGGGTTGTGCAGTTTGACCCCGGTGGCAAAGGCGATGGCCCGGCCGTGGGCGGTGTGCAGGCTGTTGAAGTCAACGTAGACCGGCATCCGCGAGGAGCAGCCGATGCCCGAGATCATGGCCATCTCATCCCGGTTCAGGCCCAGCCGCTCCACCGCCCGGATGATGGCCCCCTGAACTATGCCGTGGCCGCAGCCCGGGCACCAGACGTTGGGGAACTTCTTGCCGGGCCGGAGCATTTCGTAAGCCGGATGGATTTTCATTTCTTAAGCCTCCTCTACCGCCTGCAATATCTGGGCCGGGGTTATCATCTCGCCGTCGTAGCGCAGCGCCGGCGCCACCGGGGTGTTGGATTTATTTACCCGCTCCACTTCGTAGACCAGCTGGCCCTGGCTGATTTCGGCCACCAGCATGGTTTTGCATTTTTTTAAGACATCGGTCACTATCTGATCCGGGAAGGGCCAGACAGTGGTGGGACGCAGCAGCCCTACTTTGATCCCCTTGGCCCGGGCCTGGCGCACCGCCTGCTGGGAGCTGCGAGCCGCCGCCCCGTAGGAGAAGATCACGGTCTCGGCGTCGTCCAGAAATTCCTCCTCCACCTCGGTCAACTCCGGCAGGTGCTGGGCGATCTTGTCCCTCAGCCGGTCCATCTTCCACTGGATCTCGTCCAGCCGGGCGGTGGGAAAGCCGTGCTTGTCGTGGGTCAGCCCGGTGATGTTGAAACGGTAGCCGCTGCCCATGGCGGCATAGGGCCCGCCCACGCTGGAGCCGTCGGCGTAATGCTGGTAATCCCTGGGGTCCGCCTTGGGTCGGGGATGGTTGTATATTTCCAATTCGCCGGGCTTGGGCACTTCCATCTTCTCCCGCATGTGGCCGATGAATTCGTCCAAAAGAAGGATCACCGGCATCCGGAATTTTTCGGCCAGGTTAAAGGCCTTGACGGTCAGCTTGAATGATTCTTCTATGGACGAGGGGCATAACGCGATGGTGGGATGGTCGCCGTGGGTGCCCCAGCGGGTCTGCATCACGTCGGCCTGGGCCCCCTTGGTGGGCAGCCCGGTGGATGGCCCGGCCCGCTGGACGTTGACGATGACGCAGGGTATCTCGGCCATGCAGCCGTAACCCAAAAGCTCCATCATCAGCGAGAAGCCCGGCCCCGAGGTGGAGGTCATGGTCTTGGCCCCGGCCGCGGCCGCGCCCAGAATGGCCCCCATGCTGGCGATCTCATCCTCCATCTGAATGAATTTTCCGCCCACCTGAGGCAGCCTCAGGGCCAGCACTTCGGCGACTTCGGTGGAGGGGGTAATGGGATAGCCCCCGAAAAAGTCGCAACCGGCGTAAATCGCGCCCTCGGCGCAGGCTTCGTTGCCCTGCCAGAGTTTTACCTGCTTGCTCATTTTTTTCTCTCCTGACACACAAAAATAGCCAGGTCCGGGCAGCGCAGCTGGCATTGCCCGCACATTATACAGTCCTGGGGACGGGCCACCGCGGGCTTGCGATCCCCGCTCATCTCCAGCACCTGCTTGGGGCAAAAGGTCACGCAGATCTCACAGGATTTGCACCAGGGCTTGTAAACGTAGACCGGAAGGTCGTAGCCCTTTTTGAAATCCTGCTCTATGGTCTGCCTGGCCTCCTCCACCGTGGTTGTCTTGGCCATAAAGCCTCCGAATGTATATTAATAATTATCGTTTACAGAGGGACTCTGCCACAAAGACACTAATGCACAAACACAATTAACGAAGAATAACAATTACTAATCAGAGCGGATAATAGTAGACTTTTTCCCACCGAAACACGCTAAATACGCTAATTATATTGGATTTAAAAGAAACCGGAATGTCTACTAATATACGCTCCCATTAGTAACGATTTACGAATATTGCCCTTGGTGGCGAAAAATCAGGAAAACAGTTTGAAAAACCTTACTTCCTTTTCCCTGCCTTTGGGGATAGCTAGAGTCACCAACGGGGTCTTGTCCTGGGCCTTGGTATTTACGACTCTGATAACTTTTGCCTGGCCACATTTGATTCCCTCACGATTCAATGCCTGCACCGTATCGCCTTTCTGTGGCAACGGCAGAAATTCGCAGGGCATGGTGATGGCACTCTCGGTATCGGAGTAGTTTTCATTTATGACGAAGATGGCCAGCCCCGGGCAACGGGAGACGCAAATAGCGCAGCCGTTGCATTTGCTGTGATCCACCCTAGGCAGGGCATTGATGTCTTCGCCAACTATGATTGCTTTTTGGGGGCAACTGGTCTCGCAGGGGTTGCAGGGTATCTCCTGAAAGCATTCCACAATGACCACCGGGCCCTTCTTCAGCCGTACCTCTAAAGACCAGACGGTTTGGATGTCTTCGGCATCGGCTAAGCCAGTTGATTTTAACTTATCGGATATCATTAACGTTTCAAACCTTTTGCCGCCGTTGGCGGCACCCCGCCAGCGGCGGTGGCAAACATTTCAAACATTTCAAACAGTTTTGGTTCTGCGCCCCGCCAGTTTAATGTTGTCATTTATTTTTTATAAGCGGCATCAGATTTGCAAGATCAACTTTATCTTGTAACCTGTTGGCAGCGCGTTTGGCAAATATCAAATCCTTAAGACCAATAAAATATGTATTGGTTTTGCCGAATTTACTTTTCTTCCTGTTGAGCCATGCCTTTTTAAAAGTCAATCCTGCAATGTCAGTAAGAATATCAATCCGGATTGGTTCAACGCCTATCTGGAAAATTGTGCCTTTTACTGACAAATCTGTTACACTGATTTTATCCAGCGGAGCGCCGAAATCGGACAGACATTTATATACTTTGCCTGCATTTTCGGCCGTCGGTTCAATCCATATATCCATGTCTTTGGTGTACCGGG
Above is a genomic segment from candidate division TA06 bacterium containing:
- a CDS encoding acetate kinase: MILSLNCGSSSVKYQLYNWNKKKIMAKGLAERVTVGESVIVHEVPGREPLKLEKNCPDHQVAIQMILDTLLHESHPVISDLNQISGVGHRVVHGGEHFAKSTLINDEVIAAFEELFSLAPLHNPPNVLGIKAAQAIMPDVPHVAVLDTAFHQTMSKTSYIYPVPYEWYEKYGVRRYGFHGTSHLYVARRAAVMLKKDPFKVNLITCHLGNGVSLSAIKNGCSYDTSLGLTTMEGLVMGTRSGDVDPGLMPFLCAKENKTAQEIESVYLKKSGLLGISGKYTDRRDIEGAMKAGDERAKLAFDIEAYRLKKYIGSYYAALGHLDAVVFTGGAGEMGPLLREAAVSGMGELGMALDPELNKKAKSRNHEFEISAKDSRVKLFVIPTDEELVFTEDVVAIIEGRYDVHTKFKYAFEDPSYVNKMRDEAYQRELAKRKG
- a CDS encoding 4Fe-4S dicluster domain-containing protein gives rise to the protein MAKTTTVEEARQTIEQDFKKGYDLPVYVYKPWCKSCEICVTFCPKQVLEMSGDRKPAVARPQDCIMCGQCQLRCPDLAIFVCQERKK
- a CDS encoding 2-oxoacid:acceptor oxidoreductase subunit alpha, translated to MSKQVKLWQGNEACAEGAIYAGCDFFGGYPITPSTEVAEVLALRLPQVGGKFIQMEDEIASMGAILGAAAAGAKTMTSTSGPGFSLMMELLGYGCMAEIPCVIVNVQRAGPSTGLPTKGAQADVMQTRWGTHGDHPTIALCPSSIEESFKLTVKAFNLAEKFRMPVILLLDEFIGHMREKMEVPKPGELEIYNHPRPKADPRDYQHYADGSSVGGPYAAMGSGYRFNITGLTHDKHGFPTARLDEIQWKMDRLRDKIAQHLPELTEVEEEFLDDAETVIFSYGAAARSSQQAVRQARAKGIKVGLLRPTTVWPFPDQIVTDVLKKCKTMLVAEISQGQLVYEVERVNKSNTPVAPALRYDGEMITPAQILQAVEEA
- a CDS encoding nucleotidyltransferase; this encodes MEIYQDYEDLLRIFNTGKVKYLLIGAFAVSYYAQPRYTKDMDIWIEPTAENAGKVYKCLSDFGAPLDKISVTDLSVKGTIFQIGVEPIRIDILTDIAGLTFKKAWLNRKKSKFGKTNTYFIGLKDLIFAKRAANRLQDKVDLANLMPLIKNK
- a CDS encoding 2-oxoacid:acceptor oxidoreductase family protein, which produces MKERYEIRLSGSGGQGMITAGIILAEAAGVYDGRKVIQSQSYGPEARGGASKAEVIISNQEIYFPKATAIDILLAMTQEAWESYSKDLKPDAIAIIDSFYVKECDFKNAYCLPLTQKAREEVGIEMVANVIALGAIAELTGVVSKESLEKSLLSRVPKGTEEKNKKALEIGYRLAREAKK
- a CDS encoding 4Fe-4S binding protein, with product MISDKLKSTGLADAEDIQTVWSLEVRLKKGPVVIVECFQEIPCNPCETSCPQKAIIVGEDINALPRVDHSKCNGCAICVSRCPGLAIFVINENYSDTESAITMPCEFLPLPQKGDTVQALNREGIKCGQAKVIRVVNTKAQDKTPLVTLAIPKGREKEVRFFKLFS
- the ndk gene encoding nucleoside-diphosphate kinase, with translation MTGHNHRHNLQRTLLIIKPDTVRRGLIGEILHRIELDGFDILAMKMTRLTERQARGFYVMHKKKPFYQPLCKFMTSGRLVLCVLERENAIESLRQLVGKTNPKEAAFGSIRHDYATDTRQNCVHASDTPENAAREVGYFFKPPAVSRIRHGLKKIYRLPFVKR
- a CDS encoding 2-oxoacid:ferredoxin oxidoreductase subunit beta — encoded protein: MKIHPAYEMLRPGKKFPNVWCPGCGHGIVQGAIIRAVERLGLNRDEMAMISGIGCSSRMPVYVDFNSLHTAHGRAIAFATGVKLHNPKLHVIVVTGDGDALAIGGNHFIHAARRNIELTVILMNNNIYGMTGGQYSPTTPIGKKASTAPYGCAERDFDACALATAAGAVFAARGTVFNAVELDKMIEKALTKKGFALVEALSPCPTLYGRLNKEGNAVKMLQAQKANTINLKAAEKLSPQESENKIITGIFYDGEAQPYTEVYQQIINKAQGR